DNA sequence from the Plasmodium cynomolgi strain B DNA, scaffold: 0649, whole genome shotgun sequence genome:
CTACAGTATTCTTACTTGAAATATCTCGTCTTATTGAATTCGATGGGGAGCAGATGGAATAAATCGAATGATGGGGAAGGTGGACAAAAATACATTCGCATGAAACAACAGCTGTTCTCCATGATGGAGAAAATAATCCCCCCTTGCTTCACCAACTTAGGAGAAataaatgatgaagaagaaagcaAACCTCCCTGTAGATGGCAAAAACCAGCATACAATACGAAGAAGGAACTATCGGAGTATTCCAAATATCTGAATTTTCAaaacaaagaagaaagaacgaaaaaaacggacAATGAAAATCCATACTGTTTGGATAAAAGTAGATCCTATCGTAGTACTTGTAAAAATACCAcctgctttatttttaataccattttttatagtatGATTCACTATATCAAATACGATTCAAAAAAAGTGATTAAACAAATAGACGACTCGTGGTTTTATTCTAAAACGAAGTTTCTAAAAATCATGATTTATACTCTCACCTGCTATATAAATagtttatgtttaaaaaaatgggatttttttgaattcaTTGCGGAATATCATCTCCCTCATCTTCACATTTTAcccaattggaaaaaaattagcttTGGTGTCCAAGTACGAAATGTGAAACCATGCCTTATGTACTTGGCTGAAATTATAGAGTACTTTTTTaactatatattttattgtcTACCAATGATGCGTGTTCTAGACATGAATCAAGATGAGTTAGCAAGTATGACAAGAATCCTATCCatgtttttaattcctttacatttttacatttaccTTGATAatctttttatcttttttggGAATTCAAGC
Encoded proteins:
- a CDS encoding hypothetical protein (putative), whose protein sequence is PTRLPVGLSLDDSVEDDLYEQEEVKLDSRWLSKNVFMRTKQRIALFKGDIKTADKIWPCDKRITVKKVPISLFIHSIYFINNCLKHVVIYLGQWNIMHEDILFTLQYSYLKYLVLLNSMGSRWNKSNDGEGGQKYIRMKQQLFSMMEKIIPPCFTNLGEINDEEESKPPCRWQKPAYNTKKELSEYSKYLNFQNKEERTKKTDNENPYCLDKSRSYRSTCKNTTCFIFNTIFYSMIHYIKYDSKKVIKQIDDSWFYSKTKFLKIMIYTLTCYINSLCLKKWDFFEFIAEYHLPHLHILPNWKKISFGVQVRNVKPCLMYLAEIIEYFFNYIFYCLPMMRVLDMNQDELASMTRILSMFLIPLHFYIYLDNLFIFFGNSSKHVKKPPMNISSLVDMDNYIAEKNCDSRRNINDGDALQRVDPKKRNKLIFYYEVMFKCYLEKMLITDSRTVSIDNLVIRLDIMSRVLIVFALNNLPCYKVIADLNKIWTRLNSQIDQVSVKHHHMILSSCQNLIDHRELLKKYRMTKFRRCSTLHSYITQLY